Proteins encoded by one window of Syntrophales bacterium:
- a CDS encoding PilT/PilU family type 4a pilus ATPase, translated as MRIQEIDYILNKMLDAYDDVSDLNITVGKPFQVESAGELKEVIMDPPFAKLTPFQTEIFALNLINQDRRLIETLLREGSCDTSYELPGKARFRVNIFSQRGNYSIVLRKLPTKIPTCAELNLPEAFYRMAEEKNGIILVTGATGSGKSTSLAAILNEINEKKAVHIITLEDPVEFSHPHKKATFNQRELGKDFDTFANGLRAALRQSPKVILVGEMRDRETVEIGLSAAETGHLVLSTLHTVDAGQTINRILGMFPPEEEKQIRVRLADTIRWVVCQRLLPKVGGGRVAAFEIMGMNIRVKDTILNGESEGKTFYEIMQASRAFGMMTFDDSILELYEKGLITEETARAYASNKSVVGRGIDAIKSAAGKATTDIGKLTIDRDYGKPGRAGFERR; from the coding sequence ATGAGAATCCAAGAAATAGACTACATTCTTAACAAAATGTTGGATGCGTACGACGATGTGTCTGATTTGAATATTACGGTTGGGAAACCCTTTCAGGTAGAATCGGCAGGGGAGCTCAAAGAGGTAATCATGGATCCACCCTTCGCTAAGTTAACTCCGTTTCAGACAGAGATATTCGCCCTTAATCTCATAAATCAGGATCGCCGATTGATCGAAACACTACTGAGAGAGGGTTCCTGCGATACTTCCTACGAACTGCCAGGAAAAGCGAGGTTTCGGGTCAATATCTTTTCCCAACGTGGCAACTATTCCATAGTGTTGAGGAAATTACCGACAAAAATACCTACGTGTGCCGAGCTTAATCTCCCTGAGGCTTTCTACAGAATGGCCGAAGAAAAAAACGGAATAATTCTTGTCACCGGTGCGACGGGTAGCGGTAAGTCTACCTCATTGGCTGCTATCCTGAACGAAATTAATGAAAAAAAAGCCGTCCATATTATAACTCTTGAGGATCCTGTGGAGTTTTCCCATCCCCACAAAAAAGCCACTTTCAATCAGCGAGAACTGGGAAAAGACTTCGACACGTTCGCCAACGGTTTAAGGGCCGCTCTCCGACAGTCACCTAAGGTAATACTCGTAGGTGAGATGAGGGATAGAGAAACAGTGGAAATAGGCCTTTCCGCCGCGGAAACTGGACATCTCGTCCTGAGCACACTGCATACCGTGGATGCGGGTCAAACGATAAACCGCATACTGGGCATGTTCCCCCCTGAGGAGGAGAAACAGATTCGCGTTCGATTAGCCGACACGATACGCTGGGTAGTTTGTCAGCGTCTCTTACCCAAGGTGGGAGGGGGAAGAGTGGCGGCTTTTGAAATCATGGGAATGAACATCCGCGTAAAGGATACAATACTCAATGGTGAGTCGGAAGGAAAAACCTTCTACGAAATTATGCAGGCCAGTCGTGCATTTGGTATGATGACATTCGACGATTCCATCCTCGAATTGTACGAAAAAGGTCTCATAACTGAAGAGACTGCACGGGCATACGCCTCCAACAAAAGCGTTGTGGGTAGAGGGATCGATGCCATTAAAAGTGCGGCAGGGAAAGCGACAACCGACATTGGCAAGCTCACTATCGACAGAGACTACGGAAAACCAGGGAGAGCCGGATTTGAAAGGAGATGA
- a CDS encoding deoxyhypusine synthase, translating into MNKRDLLNKPVQHVDITTYDATPIVEAMRHMSFTARDVAEATDIYERMLNDPECVIILTLAGSTSAAGCMKIYADMIKYKMVDVVVATGASIVDMDFFEALGFRHYQGTPHANDRLLRSLYIDRIYDTYIDEEELQICDHTVCKIADSLPPGVYSSREFIREMGRYLKDHAQKKGSLVELAYDYDVPIFCPALSDSSAGXGLVLHQVKNPNAHVSIDSVKDFRELTQIKIEARTTGLFMIGGGVPKNFAQDTVICAEILGKDVPMHKYAIQITVADVRDGGCSGSTLKEATSWGKVEGSFEKMVYAEATSVLPLIVSYLYHRGSWKKRKRLRLANLFTT; encoded by the coding sequence GTGAATAAAAGGGATCTGCTTAACAAACCGGTACAACACGTAGATATAACAACGTACGACGCTACACCTATAGTGGAAGCGATGAGACACATGTCTTTCACTGCCCGAGATGTCGCCGAAGCCACCGACATTTACGAACGAATGCTGAATGACCCAGAATGCGTAATCATACTGACACTCGCAGGTAGTACTTCAGCCGCAGGGTGCATGAAGATATATGCGGACATGATCAAATACAAAATGGTAGACGTAGTAGTAGCAACGGGAGCGTCCATTGTAGACATGGATTTCTTTGAAGCTCTCGGGTTTCGCCACTACCAGGGAACACCTCATGCAAACGATAGACTGTTACGATCTCTCTATATAGACCGCATCTACGATACTTACATAGATGAGGAAGAACTCCAGATCTGCGACCACACTGTTTGCAAAATAGCCGACAGCCTTCCACCCGGTGTATATTCCTCCAGAGAATTCATCAGAGAGATGGGGAGATATCTTAAAGATCACGCTCAAAAAAAGGGATCCCTCGTGGAATTGGCGTATGACTATGATGTCCCTATCTTCTGCCCAGCATTATCCGACAGCAGTGCTGGTNTTGGTCTTGTCCTCCACCAGGTTAAAAATCCAAACGCGCATGTGTCTATAGATTCCGTAAAGGATTTCAGAGAGTTAACTCAGATTAAAATCGAAGCGCGCACTACAGGTCTATTTATGATAGGCGGGGGTGTCCCCAAAAACTTCGCCCAGGATACAGTTATATGCGCCGAAATACTCGGAAAGGATGTCCCCATGCATAAGTACGCCATTCAGATAACGGTAGCAGACGTGAGAGACGGAGGCTGTTCTGGATCCACACTGAAGGAGGCAACGTCGTGGGGCAAAGTTGAAGGATCATTTGAGAAGATGGTTTACGCTGAAGCTACATCTGTCCTCCCCCTAATTGTAAGTTATCTGTACCATAGAGGTAGCTGGAAAAAAAGGAAGAGATTGAGACTTGCAAACCTATTCACCACATAA
- the ispH gene encoding 4-hydroxy-3-methylbut-2-enyl diphosphate reductase — protein sequence MGVKLAETAGFCMGVKRAVDIVLAVALKKSGERVFTYGPLIHNPQTVNLLRKRGIIPITSLDELESVNGKALVIIRAHGISPEERKRILDKGFRIIDATCPRVSKVQNIIKKHVEKGYWIMIVGDRDHPEVNGLLGFAEGKGIVVNDPKNIDILGDLPKVCVVAQTTQDGELFSLIAERVKRRFPDALIYNTICDSTEKRQREVRDLAQKMDAMVIVGGKNSANTRRLAALAASHGALTFHVESPEELDEEAISRFENIGISAGASTPNWIIDRVVERVTNVQRLKKGRFPWIHKLWTGAIVTDIYAAIGAGVLSFAAALMQGIPIHSLSILTASFFVFATHTLNRIVNYRTGVVVGSFREQSVARYQSLYLALAILASVFSLVFAYLSGLWVLALISTMLCLSVLYNIPLFPKGLRFRSIREIPGSKNVCLATAWGIVTTVVPQWQNGPTWTASMIFTFLFLSGLVFIRFTMTDILDLQNDKFMGRETIPVILGSYRAKKLIQGLTFFLLGLFTIGVCSGLAKVMMLGVASLVFFYLWICFFFCAKKRTFFSLTVNGLLETGYILTGFFTGLWALMEGYVKGG from the coding sequence ATGGGTGTTAAGCTGGCGGAGACAGCTGGGTTCTGTATGGGTGTAAAAAGAGCAGTTGACATTGTCCTTGCTGTTGCTTTGAAGAAGAGCGGGGAACGGGTATTTACCTACGGTCCCCTTATACATAACCCACAGACGGTGAATCTCCTAAGGAAAAGGGGCATAATACCCATAACATCCCTGGATGAGCTTGAAAGCGTAAATGGAAAGGCTCTTGTAATAATAAGGGCGCACGGAATTTCACCGGAGGAAAGAAAAAGGATACTGGATAAAGGATTTCGGATTATAGATGCCACATGCCCACGTGTTAGTAAGGTTCAAAACATCATAAAAAAACACGTCGAGAAGGGTTACTGGATCATGATCGTCGGGGACAGGGATCACCCGGAAGTGAATGGTCTTTTGGGATTTGCTGAGGGTAAGGGCATTGTGGTGAATGACCCAAAAAATATAGATATACTTGGAGATTTACCCAAGGTCTGCGTTGTTGCTCAAACCACTCAGGATGGGGAGCTGTTCAGTTTGATTGCTGAAAGAGTAAAGCGGCGCTTTCCGGATGCACTTATTTACAATACTATATGCGATTCTACAGAGAAGAGACAACGTGAGGTAAGGGATCTGGCCCAAAAGATGGATGCAATGGTGATAGTGGGAGGGAAAAACAGTGCCAATACAAGAAGATTAGCAGCCCTTGCAGCGTCTCACGGGGCACTTACATTTCACGTTGAGTCGCCTGAGGAACTAGATGAGGAAGCCATAAGTCGTTTTGAGAATATTGGAATATCTGCGGGTGCGTCCACGCCGAATTGGATTATTGACAGAGTTGTTGAAAGAGTTACGAACGTTCAAAGGTTAAAGAAAGGGAGATTTCCATGGATTCATAAGCTATGGACCGGAGCGATTGTTACGGATATATATGCAGCGATAGGAGCAGGGGTACTTAGCTTTGCTGCTGCTTTAATGCAGGGTATACCTATACATAGTTTATCAATACTAACGGCTTCTTTTTTCGTTTTTGCCACGCATACCCTGAACAGGATTGTAAATTATAGAACAGGAGTTGTTGTAGGTTCGTTCAGAGAACAGTCCGTTGCCCGTTACCAATCATTGTATTTGGCTCTGGCAATATTGGCGTCGGTGTTTTCTCTTGTGTTCGCATATCTGAGTGGTTTGTGGGTTCTTGCACTCATATCTACAATGCTCTGTCTCAGTGTCCTTTACAACATCCCTTTATTTCCAAAAGGTTTGCGATTTCGCAGTATTAGAGAGATTCCTGGATCAAAAAATGTGTGTTTAGCTACTGCCTGGGGTATTGTGACCACTGTAGTACCGCAGTGGCAGAATGGTCCCACATGGACGGCTTCTATGATTTTCACTTTTCTTTTCCTTTCGGGACTTGTTTTTATACGTTTCACAATGACAGATATCTTAGATTTGCAGAATGATAAATTCATGGGTAGAGAAACGATCCCTGTGATTTTAGGATCTTACAGAGCGAAAAAACTGATACAGGGACTGACATTTTTTTTGCTGGGTTTATTTACAATAGGGGTGTGTTCTGGGTTGGCAAAAGTCATGATGCTTGGTGTGGCCAGTTTGGTTTTTTTTTATTTATGGATTTGTTTCTTTTTTTGTGCTAAAAAACGCACCTTCTTTAGTTTGACGGTCAATGGCCTTTTGGAGACGGGATACATTTTAACGGGTTTTTTTACGGGTCTGTGGGCTCTCATGGAGGGTTATGTTAAAGGAGGGTAA
- the dxs gene encoding 1-deoxy-D-xylulose-5-phosphate synthase translates to MASILEMVNDPADIRGLDLRELNQLAEEVRHFILKTVSATGGHLASSLGVVELTLAVHKVFDTPRDKVLWDVGHQSYAHKIITGRRDRFCTLRQRGGVCGFPKKRESIYDTFDMGHSGNSISVATGMAEARRLSGDSHKIVVIIGDGSLTAGLAFEGLNWAGYRKEDIIIILNDNEMSISQNVGALSAYLNRIMTGHAMRKLKAEIKSLFRNIPSIGEYMIRFSRQLEETLKALILPGALFEDLGFTYVGPIQGHRLDYLIDTMSNIKELTGPVLLHVLTKKGKGYRYAEEQPRKYHSTGPFDVETGEPVVQENDINVPTYTEVFGSTIVHLARENRRIVAITAAMCDGTGLNSFAHEFPDRFFDVGIAEQHSVTFAAGLAAGGYIPIVAVYSTFLQRAYDSIIHDVCLQELHVVFVIDRAGFVGEDGATHQGLFDLTYLRSIPNMVVMSPKDENELRHMLKTAVEYHGPVAVRYPRGKAVGVPMDDELDILPIGKGEVLREGNDAAILAIGSTVQPALLAAEVLEKEGLSVCVVNARFVKPLDENLICQIAEKTKKIVTVEENTLMGGFGSALLELLAEKGIFDCRVLRIGIPDCFVEHATQKELRSAYGLDENGIANAVRLIVSR, encoded by the coding sequence ATGGCCTCGATATTGGAAATGGTAAATGACCCTGCAGATATTAGAGGTCTTGATCTTCGTGAATTGAATCAGCTCGCGGAAGAAGTGAGACATTTTATCTTAAAGACTGTCTCCGCTACGGGAGGCCATTTAGCATCATCCTTGGGAGTGGTGGAGCTTACGCTGGCTGTCCATAAGGTTTTTGATACCCCAAGAGACAAGGTCCTTTGGGATGTTGGGCATCAGAGTTATGCTCATAAGATAATCACTGGACGGAGGGATCGTTTTTGCACTCTGCGGCAGCGAGGAGGAGTGTGTGGTTTTCCAAAGAAGAGGGAGAGCATCTATGACACGTTTGATATGGGACACAGTGGTAATTCCATTTCTGTGGCTACGGGTATGGCGGAGGCTAGGCGTCTCTCAGGGGATAGTCACAAGATTGTAGTTATTATTGGGGATGGCTCCTTGACAGCCGGTTTGGCTTTTGAGGGACTCAATTGGGCGGGGTACAGAAAAGAGGATATCATCATAATCTTAAATGACAACGAAATGTCCATATCGCAGAATGTGGGAGCACTTTCAGCATATCTAAACAGGATCATGACAGGTCATGCAATGAGGAAATTGAAGGCGGAGATCAAGTCTCTCTTCCGGAATATTCCTTCTATCGGTGAGTACATGATTCGATTTTCCCGCCAGTTGGAAGAGACGTTGAAAGCGTTGATTTTACCCGGGGCCCTTTTTGAGGATTTGGGATTTACCTATGTGGGACCCATACAGGGGCATAGACTGGACTATCTGATCGATACAATGTCAAACATCAAAGAGCTCACAGGTCCTGTGCTTCTCCATGTTCTTACAAAAAAGGGTAAAGGGTACCGTTATGCTGAGGAGCAACCAAGGAAGTACCACAGCACAGGGCCATTCGATGTTGAAACGGGAGAACCTGTTGTTCAAGAGAACGATATTAACGTTCCGACCTATACGGAGGTTTTCGGAAGTACCATTGTGCATCTCGCTAGAGAAAACAGGCGCATAGTTGCCATAACAGCGGCAATGTGTGATGGCACAGGGCTCAATTCCTTTGCACACGAGTTTCCTGATAGATTTTTTGACGTTGGAATAGCTGAGCAGCACAGTGTTACTTTCGCCGCCGGGTTGGCGGCGGGTGGTTATATTCCCATTGTGGCAGTATACTCCACGTTTTTACAAAGGGCCTACGATTCTATCATTCATGATGTTTGCCTTCAGGAACTTCACGTGGTTTTTGTCATAGATAGGGCCGGGTTTGTTGGTGAGGACGGAGCTACGCATCAGGGGTTGTTTGATCTTACATACCTAAGGAGTATACCAAATATGGTTGTTATGTCACCCAAAGACGAAAATGAACTTCGGCACATGCTGAAAACCGCGGTGGAGTACCATGGCCCGGTGGCTGTGAGGTACCCAAGAGGGAAGGCTGTGGGCGTACCCATGGACGATGAACTGGATATTTTGCCCATCGGTAAAGGAGAAGTCCTTCGGGAAGGAAATGATGCTGCTATTCTTGCTATAGGGAGCACAGTACAACCAGCTCTACTTGCCGCTGAGGTACTTGAGAAGGAGGGTTTGTCTGTCTGTGTAGTGAATGCCCGTTTTGTTAAACCCCTGGATGAGAACCTTATCTGTCAGATTGCTGAAAAGACGAAAAAAATTGTAACCGTGGAGGAAAATACCTTGATGGGTGGTTTTGGAAGTGCCCTTTTGGAACTGCTGGCAGAAAAGGGTATTTTCGATTGCAGGGTTTTACGGATCGGCATTCCCGACTGCTTTGTGGAGCATGCTACGCAGAAGGAACTGCGGAGCGCCTACGGTTTGGATGAAAATGGCATAGCTAATGCTGTTCGTCTTATTGTAAGTCGATAA
- a CDS encoding TlyA family RNA methyltransferase, whose product MEKIRLDRLLVERKLVSSREKARALILAGCVFVGEQRMDKAGVLVSVDAPVRIFGKENVYVSRGGLKLKGALESFNLEIDGWVVLDVGASTGGFTDCLLRAGARKVYALDVGYGQLAWSLRIDPRVVVLDRINIRFYDGRDIEEPLDLVTIDVSFISLKLVIPSICRFIGGGTKILALVKPQFEVGKGKVGKGGVVRDPALLQEVLNDMIVFCGKLGLLCLGSCPSPIKGPAGNQEFFLLFEKRDLKDGC is encoded by the coding sequence ATGGAGAAGATCCGTCTTGACAGGTTATTGGTAGAGAGGAAGTTGGTTTCTAGCAGGGAGAAGGCCCGAGCTTTGATTCTTGCCGGTTGTGTGTTTGTTGGAGAGCAACGTATGGATAAGGCAGGTGTCCTGGTTTCAGTGGATGCTCCAGTGCGTATTTTTGGGAAGGAAAATGTTTACGTGAGCAGGGGTGGTTTGAAATTAAAAGGGGCCTTGGAGTCGTTCAATCTCGAGATTGATGGGTGGGTGGTACTTGATGTAGGCGCATCTACAGGTGGTTTCACCGACTGTTTACTCAGGGCGGGTGCAAGAAAGGTGTATGCCTTGGATGTGGGTTATGGTCAGCTTGCCTGGTCTTTGAGGATAGACCCTCGTGTTGTTGTTTTGGACAGGATAAATATTAGGTTTTACGATGGAAGAGATATTGAGGAACCTCTAGATCTTGTGACAATTGACGTTTCTTTCATCTCTTTAAAGCTTGTGATTCCCTCCATATGTCGTTTTATTGGTGGAGGAACCAAGATCCTTGCCCTTGTGAAACCTCAGTTCGAGGTTGGAAAGGGAAAGGTGGGCAAGGGGGGAGTTGTTAGAGATCCCGCTCTATTGCAGGAAGTTTTGAACGATATGATTGTTTTTTGTGGCAAACTTGGTCTTTTGTGTTTGGGGAGTTGCCCTTCACCGATTAAGGGCCCAGCGGGTAACCAGGAGTTTTTTCTTCTTTTCGAGAAAAGGGACTTGAAGGATGGGTGTTAA
- a CDS encoding type IV pilus twitching motility protein PilT gives MAKIDAFFQLMHEEGASDLHLVSGQQPAMRIRGEIERIKYNVLENDELKAMLYEITPEHKIKQFEETGDVDFAYEIPGLGRYRANFFMQKWGCAAVFRVIPSEILTVEQLGLPPVVARLASLPRGLVLVTGPTGSGKSTTLAAIIDEANRTRKDHIITIEDPIEFVHHSKSCIVNHREVGLHTKSFSAALRGALREDPDIILVGEMRDLETIRLAVEAASTGHLVFSTLHTTSAAKTVDRIIEVFPANEQAQIRSTLADGIRAVISQVLFRRIDKKGRCAALEILIATPAVRSLIREAKTHQIPSMIQTGKKYGMQLLDDAIYDLLMKGWISADEAYAKANDKNRFRQFLKAPPTDFTEA, from the coding sequence ATGGCTAAAATAGATGCCTTTTTCCAGTTAATGCACGAAGAGGGAGCATCTGACCTCCACCTGGTCAGCGGTCAACAGCCTGCTATGAGAATCAGGGGAGAGATCGAGAGGATCAAGTACAACGTTCTGGAAAACGATGAACTCAAAGCAATGCTCTATGAAATTACACCGGAGCACAAAATCAAACAATTCGAGGAAACAGGAGATGTGGATTTTGCTTATGAAATACCTGGTTTGGGAAGATACCGCGCAAACTTCTTTATGCAGAAATGGGGGTGTGCTGCTGTATTCCGTGTAATCCCGAGTGAAATACTCACTGTTGAGCAACTCGGCCTACCCCCTGTAGTAGCTCGACTCGCCTCCTTACCCAGGGGACTCGTTCTTGTAACGGGACCTACAGGCAGTGGAAAATCCACCACCCTTGCTGCCATAATTGACGAGGCAAATCGAACACGTAAGGATCACATTATAACCATTGAAGACCCCATTGAATTTGTTCATCATAGTAAATCCTGCATTGTAAATCATAGGGAGGTAGGGCTACATACCAAGAGTTTTTCCGCGGCTTTGAGGGGCGCTTTGAGAGAAGACCCAGATATTATTCTGGTTGGAGAAATGAGAGATTTAGAAACCATAAGACTGGCTGTAGAGGCGGCATCTACTGGACACCTCGTGTTCAGTACGTTACATACCACAAGTGCTGCTAAAACGGTGGACAGAATAATTGAAGTGTTCCCCGCTAATGAACAGGCCCAGATCCGTTCGACTCTGGCTGACGGAATACGTGCTGTAATTTCCCAGGTGCTCTTCCGAAGGATAGACAAAAAGGGGCGCTGTGCAGCGTTGGAAATCTTGATTGCCACCCCCGCAGTTCGTAGTCTTATCCGTGAGGCAAAAACCCATCAGATTCCCTCGATGATTCAGACAGGCAAAAAGTACGGTATGCAGCTTTTGGATGACGCTATATATGATCTTCTGATGAAAGGTTGGATAAGTGCTGACGAGGCATACGCCAAAGCCAATGACAAAAATCGCTTCCGCCAGTTCCTGAAAGCACCGCCCACAGACTTCACAGAAGCATAA
- a CDS encoding polyprenyl synthetase family protein, with translation MKKRVNIDISSYFSEKKGMIDEALDKILPPEDMDPTVLSRAMRYSMFAGGKRLRPILCIASAEVVGGRGEEVLPVACALECIHTYSLIHDDLPSMDNDDFRRGMPTNHRVFGEAVAILAGDALLTLAFNLLSSCFGATRPENMLRIIKEISSAAGHQGMVGGQTIDVLSTGKRIDEATLKDMHKRKTGALIRASLLAGALFYDVDELVIDSLSSYGEHLGLAFQIADDILNVTGDSSTMGKGTGSDARLGKATYPSILGLEEANKCLRVSVERALVSLENMDAQADILRAIAFFVMERCY, from the coding sequence GTGAAAAAGAGGGTTAACATAGATATTTCGTCTTATTTCTCCGAAAAGAAGGGGATGATAGACGAAGCTCTCGATAAGATCCTTCCTCCCGAGGATATGGATCCCACTGTTCTTTCCAGAGCAATGCGCTACAGTATGTTTGCAGGGGGGAAGAGGTTGAGGCCCATACTGTGCATAGCTTCTGCAGAGGTAGTGGGTGGCAGGGGCGAGGAGGTGTTACCTGTAGCGTGCGCTTTAGAATGCATACACACCTATTCCCTTATTCATGATGACCTACCCTCCATGGATAACGATGATTTCCGGAGGGGAATGCCCACTAATCATCGTGTCTTTGGTGAGGCAGTGGCAATTCTTGCAGGAGATGCCCTTCTAACCTTGGCTTTCAATTTACTATCCTCTTGTTTTGGGGCAACACGTCCAGAAAACATGCTTCGTATCATAAAGGAGATCTCTAGTGCTGCAGGTCATCAGGGTATGGTTGGTGGGCAGACCATAGATGTTTTATCCACGGGAAAGCGTATTGATGAGGCGACCCTTAAGGATATGCATAAACGAAAAACAGGTGCTCTTATACGTGCTTCTCTTCTAGCGGGGGCCCTTTTTTACGATGTTGATGAGTTGGTTATTGACAGTCTCTCATCCTACGGTGAACATTTAGGTTTGGCTTTCCAGATTGCCGACGATATACTGAACGTTACAGGGGATAGTTCCACTATGGGTAAAGGAACAGGAAGCGATGCACGTTTGGGAAAGGCAACCTATCCTTCAATCTTGGGACTGGAAGAGGCGAATAAATGTCTGCGGGTGAGTGTGGAAAGGGCGTTGGTATCCCTTGAAAATATGGACGCTCAAGCGGATATACTGAGGGCGATTGCTTTTTTTGTCATGGAAAGGTGTTACTGA
- the xseA gene encoding exodeoxyribonuclease VII large subunit: MIRPFIMEIWTVTELNERIKNLLEDCFDLLWVEGEISNVRLPSSGHLYFTLKDEQSQIRAVCFQYRTLKSLLFRGVGDLELKEGMHVLCRCRLSVYAPRGEYQLIVDRIELRGIGALQKAFEQLKEKLRKEGLFDPVHKKKIPFLPEAVGIITSPTGAVIRDILNIAARRFPSIPILIAPVRVQGEESPLEIVKALRDFNRTKLVDVIIMARGGGSLEDLYPFNTEMVARAIFDSSIPVVSAIGHETDFTIADFVADLRVPTPSAAAELVFPDRAALLENTASLYWRLLQSQRRFMQATEKRVKDVQRRLTVAERILIPFRLDLEAKRERLLGTMLNRMSEYRKLIHSAESILAKNNPIYYVQKKALKAAALKSALEMQIQRFVEEKKSIFCTTMAKLNALSPLGVLDRGYAVVFKLPEGMIVKDAALLQAGDEITVSVARGKFDAGVTCVYPDQ; encoded by the coding sequence TTGATACGCCCCTTTATTATGGAGATCTGGACTGTAACCGAGCTTAATGAGAGAATCAAAAATCTCCTGGAAGACTGTTTCGATCTCCTTTGGGTGGAGGGAGAGATCTCTAATGTGCGTTTGCCCTCATCGGGACATCTTTACTTTACCCTGAAGGATGAGCAGAGTCAGATTAGGGCTGTGTGTTTCCAGTACAGGACACTAAAGAGCTTGTTGTTTAGGGGTGTAGGAGATTTGGAATTGAAAGAGGGGATGCATGTGTTGTGCAGATGCCGCCTATCTGTTTACGCTCCCCGAGGCGAGTATCAACTGATTGTGGATAGGATTGAACTGAGGGGTATAGGTGCACTTCAGAAGGCTTTTGAACAGCTCAAGGAAAAATTGAGGAAGGAAGGACTTTTTGATCCAGTGCATAAGAAAAAGATCCCGTTTCTGCCGGAAGCAGTGGGAATTATTACATCTCCTACAGGGGCAGTTATAAGGGATATATTGAATATTGCTGCCCGACGTTTCCCCTCCATTCCCATATTGATTGCACCGGTGCGGGTTCAAGGGGAGGAGTCTCCACTGGAGATAGTTAAGGCCCTGAGGGATTTCAACAGGACTAAACTAGTTGATGTTATAATCATGGCCCGGGGAGGCGGATCCCTTGAAGATCTCTATCCTTTTAATACAGAGATGGTTGCTCGGGCTATTTTTGATTCTAGTATACCGGTTGTTTCTGCTATTGGTCACGAAACGGATTTCACAATCGCGGATTTCGTAGCCGATCTAAGAGTGCCGACCCCCTCGGCTGCGGCGGAGCTAGTTTTTCCCGATCGCGCAGCACTGCTGGAGAACACAGCGAGTCTTTACTGGCGTCTCCTCCAGAGTCAGCGGAGGTTTATGCAGGCTACAGAAAAGCGGGTGAAGGATGTTCAGAGACGCCTCACAGTAGCGGAACGGATCCTCATACCTTTTCGTCTGGATCTGGAGGCGAAAAGAGAACGTTTGTTGGGAACGATGTTAAACAGAATGTCTGAATACCGTAAACTTATACACAGTGCAGAAAGTATTCTGGCTAAAAATAACCCTATTTATTATGTTCAAAAGAAGGCACTCAAGGCTGCGGCATTGAAGAGCGCATTGGAAATGCAAATTCAGAGGTTTGTTGAGGAAAAAAAGAGTATTTTTTGTACAACAATGGCTAAGTTAAATGCCCTGAGTCCTCTGGGAGTGCTGGATAGAGGCTATGCGGTTGTGTTCAAATTACCTGAAGGAATGATTGTAAAGGATGCGGCCTTGTTACAAGCAGGAGACGAGATCACTGTAAGTGTTGCGAGAGGCAAATTTGATGCGGGTGTGACTTGTGTATATCCTGACCAATGA
- a CDS encoding exodeoxyribonuclease VII small subunit: MAKEKFEDALSRLEEIVHRLERGEMTLEESLKAFEEGIKLARFCAKKLEDAQKRIDMLISSESGEIFTVPLTGGEEESEKEG; this comes from the coding sequence ATGGCCAAGGAAAAATTTGAAGATGCATTGAGTCGTTTGGAAGAGATAGTGCACCGGTTGGAGAGGGGAGAAATGACCTTGGAAGAATCTCTTAAGGCTTTTGAAGAAGGGATAAAACTGGCTCGCTTCTGTGCTAAAAAACTCGAAGATGCCCAGAAGCGCATTGATATGCTTATAAGCAGTGAGAGCGGTGAGATATTCACTGTGCCTTTGACTGGTGGAGAGGAAGAGAGTGAAAAAGAGGGTTAA